The Coccidioides posadasii str. Silveira chromosome 3, complete sequence genome contains a region encoding:
- a CDS encoding uncharacterized protein (EggNog:ENOG41KOG0671~COG:T), whose protein sequence is MQAYLKLDNILMTFENEDILPNFIKEQITNLPMQCKTTSGRTIYRCHNDFGSLDWRELRKMLPKIVDFGLAARLESDSQGQVRNETGGFHPIQPDHYRAPEVILGCPWSFSADIWNIGVLAWDIIEHTELFLHVHDSQGHYNPKTHLAEMIALLGPPPKELLAKSDAMAEFSWPNPIMNETGRLCRNGREYFNGPFFNENGEFLYDDLIPARKLEDSIPSLKQKERQAFLSFVTLMLAWNPDDRQTAGELMEHPFLRLE, encoded by the exons ATGCAGGCTT ACTTGAAGCTCGACAATATTTTGATGACGTTCGAGAACGAAGACATTCTTCCTAACTTTATCAAAGAACAGATCACCAACCTGCCTATGCAGTGCAAGACGACGAGCGGGCGTACAATCTACCGTTGTCACAACGATTTCGGGTCCCTCGATTGGAGAGAACTTCGGAAAATGTTGCCTAAAATTGTTGACTTTGGGTTAGCAGCCCGCCTTGAAAGTGATAGTCAGGGGCAAGTGAGGAACGAAACAGGTGGTTTTCATCCGATACAGCCGGACCACTACCGTGCGCCGGAGGTCATTCTTGGCTGTCCATGGAGTTTTAGCGCGGATATATGGAATATTGGTGTCCTG GCGTGGGATATAATTGAGCACACCGAACTATTCCTCCATGTGCATGACAGTCAAGGTCATTACAACCCTAAGACACATTTGGCGGAAATGATTGCACTTCTTGGCCCTCCTCCCAAGGAATTATTAGCAAAGTCGGATGCTATGGCTGAGTTTAGTTGGCCTAATCCAATCATGAATGAGACAGGCAGGCTATGCAGGAACGGGCGGGAATATTTTAATGGGCCCTTTTTCAATGAAAATG GCGAATTCCTTTATGATGATCTGATACCTGCGCGGAAACTCGAAGATTCGATCCCGTCCTTGAAGCAGAAGGAAAGACAGGCCTTCTTGTCCTTTGTTACCCTTATGCTTGCCTGGAATCCGGATGATAGGCAAACAGCCGGCGAGTTGATGGAACACCCGTTCCTAAGGCTAGAGTGA
- a CDS encoding uncharacterized protein (EggNog:ENOG410Q11F~COG:T), with translation MIGLRSLNHVIKRSFSLRAKPVQFPPSQFAPPVPQHELIDEEAWPAYDPKYFYPAKPGEILANHYQLLVKIGWGTRSTIWLAKDLKRYIWQRERFVALKIINNRSSLQAYHERDIEEHISRQRRIHRGRGIIRTCLDSFEVTGPDGSHLCLAYEPMREPLWILQKTFC, from the exons ATGATTGGTTTGCGGTCATTGAACCATGTGATAAAGCGGTCGTTTTCCCTCCGCGCCAAACCAGTTCAATTCCCGCCTTCTCAGTTTGCTCCTCCAGTTCCCCAGCACGAACTTATTGATGAAGAGGCCTGGCCGGCTTACGACCCGAAATACTTTTACCCTGCTAAGCCAGGAGAGATACTTGCCAATCACTACCAGCTATTGGTGAAGATCGGTTGGGGAACACGTTCAACCATATGGCTGGCGAAGGATCTAAAAAG ATATATTTGGCAGCGAGAACGTTTCGTGGCACtgaaaataataaataacCGCAGCTCTCTCCAGGCTTACCATGAGCGCGATATCGAGGAGCACATTTCCCGCCAACGCCGGATACACCGTGGTCGTGGGATTATCCGAACCTGCCTTGACAGCTTCGAAGTGACAGGTCCAGATGGGAGCCATCTGTGTCTAGCATATGAACCAATGCGGGAGCCGCTTTGGATACTCCAGAAAACGTTTTGTTGA
- a CDS encoding uncharacterized protein (EggNog:ENOG410PXN9) produces MDDKGGEDLLGSLIGENQNPRPVNKAPGLASKVDSGSVQGDPHPTTKTGDPYHASITLGIKGKDRVVSAHVYPNGTVKFSKDYGQVKVDADPDAPEGESALK; encoded by the exons ATGGATGATAAGGGCGGAGAGGATCTTTTAGGTAGCTTGATTGGCGAGAATCAGAATCCCCGTCCCGTCA ACAAGGCGCCTGGACTCGCCAGCAAAGTTGACAGCGGGAGTGTTCA AGGAGACCCTCATCCGACGACTAAAACCGGGGACCCGTATCATGCGTCCATCACCCTTGGCATCAAGGGGAAGGACCGTGTTGTATCTGCACACGTCTATCCCAACGGCACTGTGAAGTTTTCGAAGGATTATGGCCAGGTCAAAGTTGATGCTGACCCGGATGCCCCGGAGGGAGAGAGCGCTTTGAAATAA